The window CAAAATGATCATCAGCCTGCCACTGCTTAAGAGTCCCATTTTTCAATATCCCTTTGAATACAATTTCCCCGTCTCTTTTTACTTCAGCCCACACATCATCATTCAATTTAATCACGAGACAAAGCTTTTCATTCTTGGGAATAGAGATCACATTCTCCTTGAGGGCCGCCGCTTCCGGCTGCCTGGAGGAAACCGGCAAAGACGCTTTAGCGGGCGGCGGAGCCTGGCGTTTTACAGCCAGCTTTAACTGGCGTGTAGACTTAAAACGCGCAAAAGAGGCCTTTACAAAACCCGCTGTTTTGAATATAAACATCGCGGCAAATATAATAAAAACTATATATAAAAGTCGGCTGAAGACAAGCCTTGTTTGTATCCTTCCGGTGCCGGCCCGGGCGCGCGGACGGGCAGTGCCGGCGTTTACGTTCTGCGCACAGTTAGGGGATGCCTGGCAGAGCGCGTTAGAATACTGCTCTAATATGGCTTTGTCATCAAGGCCTAAATATAAAGCATATTTTTTTAAAAAACTTTTAATATACAGCGGATTAGCCTTGAGGATCATGGCATCATCTTCAAGGGTTAAAAGCGTATCAGGGGATATCTTGGTCTTAAGATAAACATCGTTTATCGTAAGCTGGGCCTGCTGTCTGGCTTTTTTGAACTGGCTGGCTATTGTCGTCATTTATTATACCGCGTCCCCGGGCCGGTCATTTTCCTGGCCGGCAAGTTTGCCTGAAACACCCAGATATTGTTTTCTGTCAACAAGGATATCGCGCGGTTTTGACCCGCAATAAGGGCCTATCAGACCGTCTTCTTCCATGCTATCAATAAGGCGTGCCGCGCGCGTATAGCTAAGACGCAGGCGCCTCTGCAATATAGATACCGATGCCTGTCCTGATTCCATCACGAGCTTTACCGCGTCGTCAAAAAGGTCGTCTTTTGCCGAACTTATGCCAAGGCCTTTTTTGCCCTGTTCCTTGATAATATTTTCCTCATAATCCGCTTCTCTCTGCCCGGATATAAAATTAATAACACGTTCAATCTCCTTATCAGAGACAAGACTTGACTGCGCCCTTACAGGTTTTGCCGCTCCGGGTTCCATGAACAACATATCGCCTCTGCCCAAAAGCTTGTCCGCGCCGTTCATATCAAGCACTGTGCGGGAGTCCACTTTTGACGCGACCTTAAAGGATATCCTTGCAGGAAAATTCGCCTTTATCACGCCTGTTATAACGTCCACGGACGGCCTCTGTGTGGCCAGGATAATATGTATGCCTACCGCGCGCGATAACTGGGCCAGACGGGCTATAGCGCTTTCTATTTCATTGGAAGCGACCGCCATCAAATCGGCGAGCTCATCTATCACTAAGACGATATAATACATAAAAGAAGGCACGTCGGGATAGTCCTTAAGCCCGCCCTCTTTCGCCTTTTGATTAAACATGGCTATATTACGGCATGATACCTTGGCAAGCAATTGATAACGCGATTCCATCTCATGGACCAGCCAGGCCAGGGCGCCGGACACCTTCTTGGCATTAGTCAAAACAGGGCATATGAGATGGGGCAGTTTATTGAACATCGCCATCTCAACCATTTTTGGATCAACAAGTATCAGCTTAAGCTCGTCCGGGGAGGCGTTAAATAACATACTAAGCACTATACTGTTAACGCAAACAGTCTTACCAGCGCCCGTAGTGCCGGCGATAAGAAGATGAGGCATCTTAGCAAGATCGCAGACAACAGGCAGGCCTGCCGTATCCTTGCCAAGAGCCAGCATAAGCTTTGATTGGGATTCCTGAAATTCCCTGGAGGCCAGGACCTCTTTTAGAAAAACCAATGAAGCGGTCGTGTTCGGCACCTCTATGCCGACCCTGGATTTTCCGGGTATAGGAGCTATGATCCTTACCGACTGCGCTTTCATTGCAAGCGCTATATCATCATTTAAAGCCGTTATCCTGTTTACCTTAACGCCGGGTGAAGGTTCAAGCTCATATCTGGTTATAACAGGGCCTTTCTCAACCTGGGCAACCTTTACGTCTATGCCAAAATCCCTAAGCGTGTCTTCAAGTATTGCTGACGACGCTGTCAGGTCTTCTTTTATCTGCCTTTCTTCCACGGGAGGAGGCGAATCAAGCAGATCCATGGTGGGAAGATTATATTCGCCGGCCGCTGTCTTGGGTTTAGCCCCAAGGCCGTCTTTATCTTTATCGTGCGCCTTAGCAGTTATATGTTTCCTGTCTATTTTGATGTCCGGAACCGTCACCGCAAGACGGGTTTTTAACTCGGGCCGGGGAGACTCTACCCTCGCTTCAGTAATAATCGGGGCTGTTTTCTCCGCAGTTTTTGGAACAAACCCTTTTATGGCAGGCCTCTTAACAAACCTTGGGGCAGTAGGCCTATTATTCGCCGCTGCAGGCCTTAACTGCCTCTTTGCGTCAGAAATTTCTTTCCGGCGTTGATACGCGCATTTAAGCTTGTCTATAAGGATAACGGTAAATGGTATAATGAGCAATTCCGTTGCCAGAAGAACGGCAAGGATTATAAGCGTTGATACGATAACATAAGAACCGACCACTCCAAAATATTTCTCAAGCATTAAGGACAGCATCATTCCGGAAAATCCGCCTGCCTGCATCCTGGATGTGTTTTCACCGTTAAACAACAAAGACATGAAGGCGCTGGAAGCTAAAAAGAGAACGGCAGTGCCTGAAAATTTTACAAGCGAACGCTGGGGTTGTTGAGATGTAAACCTGTCTATAGCCCAAATAAGGCACAATGCGGGTATCACGTAAGAACTGTATCCTATCAGAAAAAACAAACCGGCTCCGATATAAGCTCCGATAATACCTATGAAATTATTTATACGCAGGTTTGGGGTGGAGGCAAAAAACTCTATATCCGCAGGGTCAAACGATACAAGGCTTACAAAGACAAGTACTCCTACGGCCAGGTATGCAAATCCAACGATCTCATTAATGCGCTGTTGAGTCATTTTCAATAATCACCTTATGGCTATAGCCGCTGTTCCCAGTATAAAGCAATATACGGCAAACCATTTCAGCTTCCCGGTAATAACGGCTTTTTTTACCGCGTAGATTGACCCAAGCCCGAACAAAAAAGAAAAAAATAATCCTAAACCCATTTGCGGTAAAGAAGCCGATGAAACATCCCAATCGGGAAACTTTAAAATCAACGCCCCAAGGACAGCCGGGATTGAAGCCAAAAAAGAAAACCTTACCGCTGATTCTTTGTTAACCTTCAAAAATAACCCGCACGATATCGTAGCGCCGCTTCTGGATATACCGGGTATAATGGCTATGCCTTGCGCGATACCGATAATAAATGACTTTACTGGGCCGGGAGCCTTTAAAGGCCCGTCTTGGCGCCGGCTTTTTGACGCTATATGCGCCAGGCTAAGGAAAACAGCAGTCACATAAAGCATTATACCAATTAATTTCACGTTTGCGAATATTGATTCAAAAACGTCTTTAAAAAAAATACCTATTGCGGCCGTGGGCAGGCACGCTATAAAAACCGATAAAATATACCCCCTCTGCTTCGTCAGGATTTCAGCTATATCCCGCCGGAAATAGACAATGACCGCAAAAAGACTGCCTACATGCAAAACAATATCAAAGATGATATCCGGCTGGGCATAACCAAAACATCTATGCAGAATAGCCAGATGGCCGGACGAGCTGACCGGAAGGAATTCCGTCAACCCCTGTATGATACCCGAAACTATGGCATGAATATACGACATAAATCAAAAACCGTAATATAAGTTCCTAACGCATATAAAACGCGAAGCGCGCCCTTAGGCTCAAACCCCCGTATGGCCAAAACCGCCGTGCGAACGCATGGTATCATCAAGGTCGTCAACAACAGACATATCAGCCCTTACCACCCTGTGAACAACAAGCTGGGCTATGCGGTCAGCCCTTTTTACCACAAAGGGCTGTTGGCCGTGATTTATCAATATAATCCCCACAAGCCCTCTGTAATCACTGTCTATGGTGCCGGGGCTGTTTACTATACCGATGCCGTGTTTTAGCGCAAGCCCGCTGCGGGGACGCACCTGAACTTCAAAACCTTCCGGGATACTCATATAAAAACCCGCCGACACAAGCCTTATCTCTTTCGGCTGGATGGTAACACTGCCGTCAACATCCGCGTATACATCCATACCGCTTGCGCCTGTACTCATATAGCATGGGGTCGGCAGGTCCTGACAGCCCTGTTTCTTTTTAATTTTTATAACCGTCTTATCCATGCCCGGCATATCTCCGACATAAAATAAAGTCTATTAAGGCCGGTTTTAAGCATTCTTACCGGATTTTGGCATGGCTTTTTTCCTTGAGAGATTAAGCCTGCCCTGTTCGTCTATCTCAACAAGCTTTACTGTTATCTCATCCCCCAATTTAACAATACTTTCCACGTTTTTTACGTATTCGTCGGAAAGTTCCGAGACATGGCAAAGGCCTTCTTTGCCGGGTAATATCTCGCAAAAAGCCCCAAAGTTCATTATCCTCTTTACAGTTGCCTTGTATATCTTGCCCACTTCCGGCTCTTCAACTATTTTGGCGATAATATCCATCGCTTTTTTAAGCGCCTCCGGGTCATTTGAAGCCACATTGATGGTCCCGTCGTCATCAACATTTATATCAACACCCGTATCAGCAATGATCTTTTTGATCACTTTGCCGCCCGGGCCTATCACATCTTTTATCTTGTCCGTGCTTATCTTGATAGTCTCTATCCTGGGGGCATATTGCGACAGGCTTGATTTCGGAACCGATATGGCTTTATTCATATTGTCCAGTATCTTAATCCTGGCTTTTTTAGCGGCATCTATGGCGTCTTTGACGATATCCATGGTAATGCCTGATTTCAATTTTACGTCAACCTGAAGGGCCGTTATGCCCTTGGACGTTCCAGCCACCTTAAAATCCATATCGCCGTAATGGTCCTCAAGCCCGGCTATATCCGTCAAAACAACGTAATTATCGCCTTCCTTGACAACGCCTATGGCTATGCCTGCCACAGCTCTTATTATTGGAACGCCGGCGTCCATTAGGGCAAGGGAGCCCGCGCAGACTGTCGCCATACTGGACGAACCGTTGCTTTCAAGAACATCCGAGACAATGCGGACAGTATAAGGAAATTGCTCTTTTGAGGGTATAACAGGTTTAAGGGCCCTTTCGGCCAAGGCGCCATGGCCTACTTCTCTTCTGCCAACACCCCTTACGGGCTTGGCTTCTCCAACGCTGAATGGAGGAAAATTGTAATGGAGCATAAACGTTTTTTTCCAATCGCCTTCAAGCGCCTCTATGGACTGCTCGTCAGAGCCTGTCCCAAGCGTTACTACCGAAAGGGATTGGGTCTGGCCTCTGGTAAACAAAGACGAACCGTGAGTGCGGGGAAGAACGCCCACCTCTGACTCTATGTTTCGTATACCATCAAAGCTTCTCTTGTCCACTCTTTTTTTCTGTAGTAATATCATATCGCGGACAATCTTTTTTTCTATGTCATTAAGCGCTGTCATAATGTCCGCGGCGTTAATCTCGCCGCCTTCGGTCACAAGCTGGCCTATAATCTCCTTGGACAGCGCCCCCATCATTTCTATCCTCTCTTCTTTGACCGGAACGGAATTAATCTGCGCTATCCTGCTTGAGGCCATATTTTTTAACTTTTCAATAAGCGAGGCTTCGGGGACTTTTATACTCGCTGTCAGTTCTTTCTTTTTAAGCCCCTTGGCAAGCTCATTCTGCAAGGCTATGCATTTTTGGCACTGCGCAAAACCCAAGTCAATGGCTTTTAAAAAAACATCCTCGGGCACTTCTTTGGAGCCTGATTCTATCATCAGGATGCCTTCTTTTCCGGCGCAAACCACAATATCAATATCAGATTCGCATAGTTCCGCGTATGTGGGGTTTACCACAAAATCCCCTTCAACGCGGGCAATCCTTACAGCGCCAAACGGCCCAAGATAGGGTATGCCTGATAATTGCACGGCACTTGAAGCGCCTATAACAGATAATATATCGGGATCATTTTCGCCGTCGCTTGATACGACCATA is drawn from Candidatus Omnitrophota bacterium and contains these coding sequences:
- the dut gene encoding dUTP diphosphatase, which encodes MDKTVIKIKKKQGCQDLPTPCYMSTGASGMDVYADVDGSVTIQPKEIRLVSAGFYMSIPEGFEVQVRPRSGLALKHGIGIVNSPGTIDSDYRGLVGIILINHGQQPFVVKRADRIAQLVVHRVVRADMSVVDDLDDTMRSHGGFGHTGV
- a CDS encoding undecaprenyl-diphosphate phosphatase codes for the protein MSYIHAIVSGIIQGLTEFLPVSSSGHLAILHRCFGYAQPDIIFDIVLHVGSLFAVIVYFRRDIAEILTKQRGYILSVFIACLPTAAIGIFFKDVFESIFANVKLIGIMLYVTAVFLSLAHIASKSRRQDGPLKAPGPVKSFIIGIAQGIAIIPGISRSGATISCGLFLKVNKESAVRFSFLASIPAVLGALILKFPDWDVSSASLPQMGLGLFFSFLFGLGSIYAVKKAVITGKLKWFAVYCFILGTAAIAIR
- a CDS encoding DUF4115 domain-containing protein; protein product: MTTIASQFKKARQQAQLTINDVYLKTKISPDTLLTLEDDAMILKANPLYIKSFLKKYALYLGLDDKAILEQYSNALCQASPNCAQNVNAGTARPRARAGTGRIQTRLVFSRLLYIVFIIFAAMFIFKTAGFVKASFARFKSTRQLKLAVKRQAPPPAKASLPVSSRQPEAAALKENVISIPKNEKLCLVIKLNDDVWAEVKRDGEIVFKGILKNGTLKQWQADDHFELWTGNAFAMELTLNGHDMGSLGRGVKKGIIIDRSGIRG
- a CDS encoding DNA translocase FtsK encodes the protein MTQQRINEIVGFAYLAVGVLVFVSLVSFDPADIEFFASTPNLRINNFIGIIGAYIGAGLFFLIGYSSYVIPALCLIWAIDRFTSQQPQRSLVKFSGTAVLFLASSAFMSLLFNGENTSRMQAGGFSGMMLSLMLEKYFGVVGSYVIVSTLIILAVLLATELLIIPFTVILIDKLKCAYQRRKEISDAKRQLRPAAANNRPTAPRFVKRPAIKGFVPKTAEKTAPIITEARVESPRPELKTRLAVTVPDIKIDRKHITAKAHDKDKDGLGAKPKTAAGEYNLPTMDLLDSPPPVEERQIKEDLTASSAILEDTLRDFGIDVKVAQVEKGPVITRYELEPSPGVKVNRITALNDDIALAMKAQSVRIIAPIPGKSRVGIEVPNTTASLVFLKEVLASREFQESQSKLMLALGKDTAGLPVVCDLAKMPHLLIAGTTGAGKTVCVNSIVLSMLFNASPDELKLILVDPKMVEMAMFNKLPHLICPVLTNAKKVSGALAWLVHEMESRYQLLAKVSCRNIAMFNQKAKEGGLKDYPDVPSFMYYIVLVIDELADLMAVASNEIESAIARLAQLSRAVGIHIILATQRPSVDVITGVIKANFPARISFKVASKVDSRTVLDMNGADKLLGRGDMLFMEPGAAKPVRAQSSLVSDKEIERVINFISGQREADYEENIIKEQGKKGLGISSAKDDLFDDAVKLVMESGQASVSILQRRLRLSYTRAARLIDSMEEDGLIGPYCGSKPRDILVDRKQYLGVSGKLAGQENDRPGDAV
- the pnp gene encoding polyribonucleotide nucleotidyltransferase; this encodes MKTSAKAVIGNKEIIIETGRLAKQADGAVTVSCGDTVVLVTAVMSRQAKEDTDFFPLMVDYRERTYAAGRIPGGYFKREGRPTEREILTARLIDRPIRPLFPEGMSNEVQIMAMVVSSDGENDPDILSVIGASSAVQLSGIPYLGPFGAVRIARVEGDFVVNPTYAELCESDIDIVVCAGKEGILMIESGSKEVPEDVFLKAIDLGFAQCQKCIALQNELAKGLKKKELTASIKVPEASLIEKLKNMASSRIAQINSVPVKEERIEMMGALSKEIIGQLVTEGGEINAADIMTALNDIEKKIVRDMILLQKKRVDKRSFDGIRNIESEVGVLPRTHGSSLFTRGQTQSLSVVTLGTGSDEQSIEALEGDWKKTFMLHYNFPPFSVGEAKPVRGVGRREVGHGALAERALKPVIPSKEQFPYTVRIVSDVLESNGSSSMATVCAGSLALMDAGVPIIRAVAGIAIGVVKEGDNYVVLTDIAGLEDHYGDMDFKVAGTSKGITALQVDVKLKSGITMDIVKDAIDAAKKARIKILDNMNKAISVPKSSLSQYAPRIETIKISTDKIKDVIGPGGKVIKKIIADTGVDINVDDDGTINVASNDPEALKKAMDIIAKIVEEPEVGKIYKATVKRIMNFGAFCEILPGKEGLCHVSELSDEYVKNVESIVKLGDEITVKLVEIDEQGRLNLSRKKAMPKSGKNA